One segment of Fibrobacter sp. UWB10 DNA contains the following:
- a CDS encoding NADH-quinone oxidoreductase subunit M, with amino-acid sequence MDSLLFNLIWIIPLFTVLVCAPIPSQKESLLKTIHAFSGTLVLLLVGYLTYRLYTLGIDSASADSAPLLLHYYMDIPWIHTLNAHYSVGADGLNMFLLFLTAVIVWAGILVSWNIKGNQKVFFALIQLLATSVYGVFMSMDLVLFFVFYEMEALCMYLMIAGYGSGRKDYGGKKLTLTLAFGSSMILATLFGLYFESGINSWSIVELSKITLPMDYQMWAFPLMFMGFAVSSSLFPFHFWSPDGHSAAPTAVSMLAAGVMMKMGAYGCLRVAMFLMPEAAKIWLPYVVALLIFNVVLGPFIALRHKDLKYITAYSSISHLGLIFLGLAAMTPVGLRGASLQMISHGFLTGLFFATIGMIYERTHTRDITEMGGIMRKLPFLGVGFVIAGFAGLGLPGFSGFIAESNIFIGAFQQDSTITRIVTVLAILSITTTAVYILQTANRMLHGNMPAKYATLTDACFREKLVVVVLVACLLLIGVFPGWIADMLDQSIAPIFSKIGL; translated from the coding sequence ATGGATTCTTTGCTTTTTAACTTAATCTGGATCATCCCGCTGTTTACAGTGCTTGTCTGCGCTCCGATTCCCTCACAAAAGGAATCGCTCCTCAAGACAATTCATGCATTCTCGGGCACCCTGGTATTGCTGTTAGTCGGTTATCTGACTTACCGACTCTACACGCTCGGCATTGATTCTGCAAGTGCAGATTCTGCCCCGCTCCTGTTGCATTACTACATGGACATTCCTTGGATTCACACGCTCAACGCCCACTATTCTGTTGGCGCCGACGGCTTGAACATGTTCCTCTTGTTCTTGACGGCAGTCATCGTTTGGGCAGGCATTTTGGTAAGCTGGAATATCAAGGGCAATCAAAAGGTATTCTTTGCACTCATCCAGTTGCTTGCCACAAGCGTTTACGGCGTGTTCATGAGCATGGACCTGGTGCTGTTCTTCGTGTTCTACGAAATGGAAGCACTCTGCATGTACTTGATGATTGCAGGCTACGGTTCTGGCCGCAAGGACTACGGCGGTAAAAAGCTGACGTTGACGCTTGCCTTCGGTTCTTCGATGATTTTGGCAACGCTTTTCGGTCTCTATTTCGAAAGCGGAATCAACAGCTGGAGCATCGTAGAACTTTCCAAGATTACGCTCCCGATGGATTACCAGATGTGGGCATTCCCGCTCATGTTCATGGGATTTGCCGTTTCAAGTTCCCTATTCCCGTTCCACTTCTGGAGCCCGGATGGTCACTCGGCCGCTCCGACAGCGGTATCGATGCTTGCCGCCGGCGTGATGATGAAGATGGGCGCCTACGGTTGCTTGCGCGTTGCCATGTTCCTGATGCCGGAAGCCGCCAAGATTTGGCTCCCGTACGTAGTTGCCCTCTTGATCTTTAACGTGGTGCTTGGCCCCTTCATTGCGCTTCGCCACAAAGACCTCAAGTACATTACAGCTTACAGTTCCATTAGCCACTTGGGCCTAATATTCCTCGGTCTTGCGGCCATGACTCCGGTGGGTCTTCGCGGAGCGAGCCTCCAGATGATTTCTCACGGATTCTTGACGGGACTTTTCTTCGCAACTATCGGTATGATTTATGAACGCACGCATACCCGCGACATTACCGAAATGGGCGGCATTATGCGCAAGCTTCCGTTCCTCGGCGTTGGATTTGTAATTGCAGGCTTTGCAGGCCTTGGCCTGCCAGGCTTTAGCGGATTCATTGCCGAAAGCAATATCTTTATCGGAGCTTTCCAGCAAGATTCTACGATAACCCGTATCGTAACCGTACTTGCAATCCTGTCTATTACGACGACCGCCGTTTACATTCTGCAGACGGCAAACCGCATGTTGCACGGCAATATGCCCGCCAAGTACGCCACTCTTACCGACGCATGTTTCCGCGAAAAACTCGTGGTAGTTGTCCTTGTAGCATGTTTACTTTTGATTGGCGTTTTCCCCGGATGGATTGCAGACATGCTTGACCAAAGCATTGCCCCCATCTTTAGCAAGATAGGTTTATAA
- a CDS encoding NADH-quinone oxidoreductase subunit N, translating to MFSIPNFVIPDLLLLLFPFIVIGSRLFCTDRSKAPWRIGNIGFILIFILLNLIPLASGAGRFFITNWHIDDFGVLMREVLMVSAILGIWLAKDYFDHSGDGKPAMHQIAEFIGTVAFATFGGFTVVSACDMLTFFLGLEIATIPMYALAAWNKRDQYGSEAATKYILMGSVATAFELFGFSYLYGFAGSIHFEAIQQAVAAGTSPLLWIAVLFLFAGIGFKLTLFPFYTWAPDVYEGAPTPVTAILSVTSKATAIAFLVVLVYGPLAPIQEQVAPFIALLAGTTLFVGNLGALKQFRLRRFMAYSSIAQAGYIMVALLGPAATAKTAIIYYLFVYAVSNYLAFFIFGIIGHHREETFNSLRGLSKQKPMLAIALAVAMFSLAGIPPLAGFFGKFHLFFSGASTGHYGIVAFAVLNNVLALYYYLQLIKSAWIDETDDHLNPLRMTKRQRGVIGLLTVAVIVLGALPFLSDNIFAGFTF from the coding sequence ATGTTCAGCATTCCCAATTTTGTCATTCCCGATTTACTGCTTCTGCTTTTCCCGTTTATCGTGATTGGAAGCAGGCTATTCTGTACAGACCGTTCCAAGGCTCCTTGGAGAATCGGAAACATCGGATTCATTCTGATTTTCATTCTGCTGAATCTGATTCCGCTTGCTAGCGGCGCCGGCAGGTTCTTCATTACCAACTGGCACATTGATGACTTTGGCGTTTTAATGCGCGAAGTATTGATGGTTTCGGCCATTCTTGGTATCTGGCTTGCCAAAGACTATTTTGACCACAGCGGTGACGGCAAACCCGCCATGCACCAGATTGCAGAATTCATCGGTACCGTCGCATTCGCCACCTTCGGCGGATTCACGGTGGTTTCGGCCTGCGACATGCTCACGTTCTTCTTGGGCCTCGAAATCGCAACCATTCCGATGTACGCTCTTGCCGCCTGGAACAAGCGCGACCAATACGGCTCTGAAGCCGCGACCAAGTACATTCTGATGGGCTCTGTCGCAACCGCCTTCGAACTGTTCGGATTCAGCTACCTTTATGGTTTTGCCGGTTCCATTCACTTTGAAGCGATTCAGCAAGCCGTTGCCGCAGGCACCTCTCCCCTGCTGTGGATTGCAGTGTTGTTCCTGTTCGCAGGCATTGGCTTTAAGCTCACGCTGTTCCCGTTCTACACTTGGGCCCCCGATGTTTACGAAGGCGCTCCAACTCCGGTAACCGCCATTCTCTCGGTGACCTCGAAGGCAACCGCTATCGCATTCCTCGTGGTTCTCGTTTACGGCCCGCTCGCTCCGATTCAGGAACAGGTCGCCCCGTTCATTGCATTGCTTGCAGGCACCACACTCTTTGTCGGTAACCTGGGCGCTTTAAAGCAGTTCAGACTCCGCCGCTTTATGGCTTACAGCTCGATTGCTCAAGCAGGCTACATCATGGTAGCACTCCTTGGCCCGGCAGCTACAGCAAAGACCGCTATCATTTACTACTTGTTCGTGTATGCGGTTTCGAACTACCTCGCCTTCTTTATCTTCGGCATTATCGGGCATCACCGCGAAGAAACGTTCAATTCTCTGCGCGGGCTTTCCAAGCAAAAGCCGATGCTTGCAATCGCTCTTGCCGTTGCAATGTTCAGCTTGGCTGGTATCCCGCCGCTTGCAGGTTTCTTCGGTAAGTTCCACCTGTTCTTCAGCGGAGCTTCTACCGGACATTACGGCATCGTGGCGTTTGCAGTCCTCAACAACGTGCTCGCACTGTATTACTACTTGCAGCTGATCAAGAGCGCTTGGATTGACGAGACTGACGACCACCTGAATCCGCTCCGCATGACCAAGCGTCAGCGCGGTGTGATTGGGCTCTTGACAGTCGCCGTGATTGTGCTGGGGGCGTTACCATTCTTAAGTGATAATATCTTCGCCGGCTTTACTTTTTAA